The proteins below come from a single Eucalyptus grandis isolate ANBG69807.140 chromosome 3, ASM1654582v1, whole genome shotgun sequence genomic window:
- the LOC104437468 gene encoding uncharacterized isomerase BH0283 — MEKKPVQYSVVDAFTDTAFKGNPAAVCVLEEEREEEWLQAVAREFNISETCYLTRASGSELAGSGDGGSSPRFWLRWFTPVEEVELCGHATLAAAHALFTSGMVDSDTIEFMTLSGILTAKRVPEMKSSNISKIQDGDVPGILIELDFPVVPIAEDDAERISCVSKVLNGTSIVEIKKTATGNHFIVIPSGKEVEEFQPQFDEIQRCPGRGIIITGSAQPDSGFDFVSRFFAPKLGVNEDPVCGSAHCALAPYWSEKLGKNDLVAYAASPRGGVVKVHLDEQNQRVMLRGKAVTVMKGSLLA; from the exons atggAGAAGAAGCCGGTGCAGTACTCGGTG GTGGATGCATTCACCGACACGGCCTTCAAGGGGAACCCGGCGGCGGTGTGTGTcttggaagaagagagggaggaggagtgGTTGCAGGCAGTGGCCAGGGAGTTCAACATCTCGGAGACCTGTTACCTGACCCGGGCCTCGGGCTCGGAACTTGCCGGCTCGGGCGACGGGGGATCGAGCCCGAGGTTCTGGCTCAGGTGGTTCACTCCAGTTGAGGAG GTTGAGCTCTGTGGTCATGCAACGCTAGCTGCTGCGCACGCTCTCTTCACATCTGGGATGGTAGATTCTGACACCATCGAGTTTATGACATTATCCGGAATTCTGACTGCTAAAAGGGTTCCTGAAATGAAGTCATCCAACATTTCAAAGATTCAAGACGGTGATGTGCCTGGAATATTGATCGAATTGGATTTTCCTGTAGTCCCGATCGCTGAAGATGATGCTGAGCGGATTTCATGTGTCTCCAAAGTTCTCAATGGCACTTCCATTGTTGAAATCAAGAAGACGGCAACGGGCAACCATTTC ATTGTTATCCCATCAgggaaagaagttgaagaatttCAGCCCCAGTTTGATGAGATACAGAGATGTCCTGGGAGGGGTATTATCATCACAGGATCGGCTCAGCCAGACTCAGGATTCGATTTTGTCAGTCGATTCTTCGCCCCAAAACTTGGGGTGAATGAG GATCCTGTATGTGGCAGTGCACATTGTGCTTTGGCACCTTATTGGAGTGAAAAGCTGGGGAAAAATGATCTCGTTGCCTatgct GCATCGCCCAGAGGTGGAGTAGTGAAGGTGCACTTGGACGAGCAGAACCAGAGAGTGATGCTGCGCGGCAAAGCTGTAACTGTAATGAAGGGCTCTCTTCTTGCTTGA
- the LOC104436725 gene encoding RING-H2 finger protein ATL13 produces MDWVLHESSSSSSSSPQRAYSLLQQPPPLPHDLSSSNRVSPSILLIIIILAVIFFLSGLLHLLVRFLMRPPSTLRDPEDPDDVTALQGQLQQLFHLHDAGVDQSFIDTLPVFFYKAIIGLKNPFDCAVCLCEFEPEDKLRLLPKCSHAFHMECIDTWLLSHSTCPLCRGNLLSDFSPAHIGSPIVLLLESGSESSRELGRANSGLGRANSALRTDSHLGFRGGSELGSVRFELPQKSGEFDSKDEEGLSVVAGSGERVVPVKLGKFRNVEGGEGSSSSISSNVDSRRCFSMGSFAYVMDEASTLRVPITTPKKKQPSKKSHLPLTPGHRMAMSECGSESRREFIGLEAIKNLNSNGKVNNPQERNENDGSSIRKESFSISKIWLRGKREKADHPGAEDSSRRAVSFRFPINRNVVVGGSDAKDKKETGAEIGRWENGGSELGHDEEIESCNSLDSLAHNPPSFTRRTLLWLMGRQNKVGHSSSSQDV; encoded by the coding sequence ATGGATTGGGTACTCCatgaatcatcatcatcatcttcttcttcccctcaaCGGGCCTACTCTCTTCTCCAGCAGCCACCGCCGCTGCCTCATGACCTGAGCTCGAGCAACAGAGTCAGCCCAAGCATCCTCctgatcatcatcatcctcgccgtcatcttcttcttgtccGGCCTCCTTCACCTCCTGGTGAGGTTCCTCATGCGGCCACCGAGTACGCTCAGGGACCCGGAGGACCCGGACGACGTCACCGCCCTTCAAGGCCAGCTCCAGCAGCTCTTCCACCTCCACGACGCAGGGGTCGACCAGTCCTTCATCGACACCCTCCCTGTCTTCTTCTACAAAGCCATCATCGGGCTCAAGAACCCCTTCGACTGTGCAGTGTGCCTCTGTGAGTTTGAGCCTGAGGACAAGCTGAGACTGCTCCCCAAGTGTAGCCATGCCTTTCACATGGAGTGCATAGACACATGGCTCTTGTCCCACTCCACTTGCCCTCTGTGCAGGGGCAATCTGCTGTCTGATTTCTCTCCCGCTCACATTGGTTCCCCCATTGTTCTCCTTCTTGAATCCGGGAGTGAGAGCTCGAGGGAGCTCGGCCGTGCGAATTCCGGCCTTGGAAGGGCTAATTCGGCGTTGAGGACCGATTCCCATCTGGGTTTTCGTGGAGGGTCTGAATTGGGCTCGGTCCGCTTTGAATTGCCGCAGAAATCGGGCGAATTCGACTCGAAGGACGAAGAGGGCCTATCGGTGGTGGCAGGTTCGGGCGAGCGGGTCGTGCCGGTGAAGCTTGGGAAGTTCAGGAATGTGGAGGGTGGTGAAGGGAGTAGCAGTAGCATAAGCAGCAATGTGGACTCTAGGAGGTGCTTCTCCATGGGATCCTTTGCTTACGTGATGGATGAGGCTTCCACATTGCGAGTGCCGATCACGACCCCGAAGAAGAAGCAGCCCAGCAAGAAGTCTCACTTGCCGCTGACTCCAGGGCACCGGATGGCCATGTCGGAATGCGGGTCCGAGTCAAGGAGAGAGTTCATTGGCCTTGAAGCGATCAAGAATTTGAACTCTAATGGCAAAGTTAATAATCCTCAAGAGAGGAATGAGAACGATGGCTCGAGCATCCGGAAAGAGAGCTTCTCCATATCGAAGATTTGGCTACgagggaagagggagaaggCGGACCATCCGGGGGCTGAGGATTCGTCGAGGCGGGCAGTCTCTTTCCGGTTTCCGATTAACCGGAATGTGGTGGTGGGTGGGAGTGATgccaaagacaaaaaagaaactgGGGCTGAAATTGGGAGGTGGGAAAATGGAGGGAGTGAGTTGGGCCATGATGAGGAGATCGAGAGCTGCAACAGTTTGGATTCTTTGGCTCACAATCCACCATCTTTCACAAGGAGGACTCTGCTTTGGCTCATGGGAAGGCAGAACAAGGTTGGACACTCATCTTCCTCGCAAGACGTCTAG
- the LOC104436724 gene encoding probable E3 ubiquitin-protein ligase XBOS32 — translation MRLLNLVGNSFGCSASGERLVSAARDGDLQEAKALLEYNPRLVRYSTFGVRNSPLHYSAAQGHHEIVSLLLESGVDINLRNYRGQTALMQACQHGHWEVVQTLILFKANIHRSDYLNGGTALHLAALNGHTRCIRLLLADYIPSKPDVWNILRRRSNSEEPIAEFDERALSQVINRPSDGGITALHMAALNGHVESVQLLLNLGASVSEVTVEDGTTIDLIGAGSTPLHYAACGGSAQCCQILIANGASLSVENVNGWTPLMVARSWHRNWLEEILSTPPEGRIRILPSPYISLPLMSIVRIARECGWRGSDLSPACQDPCVVCLERKCTVAAKGCEHEFCTRCALYLCSTSSSSTVHGPPGSIACPLCRHGIVSFAKLPGTRPVVNKEIARTSLSLTFCTCSGEASETAPLTTPLCKPAFQCTRISPLGSSFRSLSCQKFPSMKINTSLCMGTPDTSPSLVPCSVKRNLRTQLVRCSRSGLRRSVSHSESRGSWFSALNQYVTTGSGC, via the exons ATGAGGCTATTGAACCTCGTGGGCAATTCCTTTGGATGCTCGGCATCGGGGGAACGCCTAGTTTCGGCAGCAAGAGATGGCGATCTCCAAGAAGCGAAGGCTCTATTGGAGTATAATCCTCGTCTCGTGAGATATTCAACTTTCGGGGTTCGTAATTCACCTCTCCATTATTCTGCAGCCCAAGGCCACCATGAG ATAGTTTCATTGCTGCTTGAGTCTGGAGTGGATATCAATCTCAGGAATTACCGTGGTCAG ACTGCTTTGATGCAAGCTTGTCAGCATGGCCACTGGGAAGTTGTTCAGACTCTTATTCTTTTTAAAGCTAAT ATTCACAGATCAGACTATCTAAATGGGGGTACTGCCCTTCACTTGGCTGCTTTGAATGGCCATACCCGGTGCATCCGACTCCTCCTAGCTGATTATATTCCTAGCAAACCTGATGTGTGGAATATtctaagaagaagaagcaacagTGAGGAGCCTATTGCAGAATTTGATGAACG TGCTCTTTCTCAGGTAATTAACAGACCTTCTGATGGAGGCATTACTGCACTTCACATGGCTGCACTGAATGGGCATGTTGAGAGTGTGCAGTTACTCTTGAACCTGGGAGCATCTGTTTCTGAGGTTACTGTGGAAGATGGGACTACAATTGATCTGATAG GTGCTGGAAGCACTCCACTTCATTATGCTGCTTGTGGTGGAAGTGCGCAGTGTTGTCAG ATTCTGATTGCCAATGGTGCAAGTCTGTCTGTCGAAAATGTCAATGG GTGGACCCCCTTAATGGTTGCTCGTTCATGGCACAGAAATTGGCTTGAGGAGATTCTCAGCACACCACCAGAGGGCCGGATTCGAATTCTTCCCTCTCCATATATATCCCTTCCTCTTATGAGTATTGTTAGAATTGCCAG AGAATGTGGATGGAGAGGCAGTGACCTATCGCCGGCATGCCAAGATCCGTGTGTTGTTTGTTTAGAAAGGAAATGCACTGTGGCGGCAAAAG GTTGTGAGCACGAGTTCTGCACAAGATGTGCCCTATACCTCTGTTCCACTTCTAGTTCCTCGACGGTTCATGGTCCTCCTGGCTCTATTGCATGCCCTCTTTGTCGGCACGGCATTGTCTCATTTGCGAAGCTTCCTGGGACAAGACCAGTGGTTAATAAGGAGATTGCACGGACGAGTCTTTCCCTTACGTTCTGCACATGCTCTGGGGAAGCTTCGGAGACTGCCCCTTTGACAACCCCATTGTGCAAGCCTGCATTCCAGTGCACGCGGATTTCGCCGTTAGGATCGTCCTTCCGGAGCTTGAGCTGCCAGAAATTTCCATCAATGAAAATTAACACCAGCCTCTGCATGGGGACCCCGGACACGAGTCCCTCTCTGGTTCCTTGCAGTGTCAAACGGAACTTGAGGACCCAACTGGTTCGATGCTCAAGATCTGGCTTAAGACGGTCGGTGTCTCACTCCGAGAGCAGAGGATCATGGTTCTCAGCGCTCAATCAGTATGTAACGACGGGAAGCGGATGCTGA